In Streptomyces sp. NBC_00091, the following proteins share a genomic window:
- the rpsJ gene encoding 30S ribosomal protein S10, with protein MAGQKIRIRLKAYDHEVIDSSAKKIVETVTRTGASVAGPVPLPTEKNVYCVIKSPHKYKDSREHFEMRTHKRLIDILDPTPKTVDSLMRLDLPAGVDIEIKL; from the coding sequence ATGGCGGGACAGAAGATCCGCATCCGGCTCAAGGCCTACGACCACGAGGTCATCGATTCCTCGGCGAAGAAGATCGTCGAGACGGTGACGCGCACTGGTGCGTCGGTCGCGGGCCCGGTGCCGCTGCCCACTGAGAAGAACGTGTACTGCGTCATCAAGTCGCCGCACAAGTACAAGGACTCGCGCGAGCACTTCGAGATGCGCACGCACAAGCGCCTGATCGACATCCTCGACCCGACGCCCAAGACCGTTGACTCGCTGATGCGCCTGGACCTTCCGGCCGGCGTTGACATCGAGATCAAGCTCTGA
- the tuf gene encoding elongation factor Tu produces the protein MAKAKFERTKPHVNIGTIGHIDHGKTTLTAAITKVLHDAYPDLNEASAFDQIDKAPEERQRGITISIAHVEYQTEARHYAHVDCPGHADYIKNMITGAAQMDGAILVVAATDGPMPQTKEHVLLARQVGVPYIVVALNKADMVDDEEILELVELEVRELLSEYDFPGDDLPVVQVSALKALEGDKEWGEKLLGLMKAVDEAIPTPPRDTEKPFLMPVEDVFTITGRGTVVTGRIERGVLKVNETVDIIGIKTEKTTTTVTGIEMFRKLLDEGQAGENVGLLLRGIKREDVERGQVIIKPGSVTPHTEFEAAAYILSKDEGGRHTPFFNNYRPQFYFRTTDVTGVVTLPEGTEMVMPGDNTDMTVALIQPVAMEEGLKFAIREGGRTVGAGQVTKITK, from the coding sequence GTGGCGAAGGCGAAGTTCGAGCGGACTAAGCCGCACGTCAACATCGGCACCATCGGTCACATTGACCACGGTAAGACGACCCTCACGGCCGCCATTACCAAGGTGCTGCACGACGCGTACCCGGACCTGAACGAGGCCTCGGCCTTCGACCAGATCGACAAGGCTCCTGAGGAGCGCCAGCGCGGTATCACCATCTCCATCGCGCACGTCGAGTACCAGACCGAGGCGCGTCACTACGCCCACGTCGACTGCCCGGGTCACGCGGACTACATCAAGAACATGATCACCGGTGCCGCCCAGATGGACGGTGCCATCCTCGTGGTCGCCGCCACCGACGGCCCGATGCCGCAGACCAAGGAGCACGTGCTCCTGGCCCGCCAGGTCGGCGTCCCCTACATCGTCGTCGCCCTGAACAAGGCCGACATGGTGGACGACGAGGAGATCCTGGAGCTCGTCGAGCTCGAGGTCCGTGAGCTGCTCTCCGAGTACGACTTCCCGGGCGACGACCTTCCGGTCGTCCAGGTCTCCGCGCTGAAGGCGCTCGAGGGCGACAAGGAGTGGGGCGAGAAGCTCCTCGGCCTCATGAAGGCCGTCGACGAGGCGATCCCCACCCCGCCGCGTGACACCGAGAAGCCGTTCCTCATGCCCGTCGAGGACGTCTTCACGATCACCGGTCGTGGCACCGTCGTCACCGGTCGTATCGAGCGTGGTGTCCTGAAGGTCAACGAGACCGTCGACATCATCGGCATCAAGACCGAGAAGACCACCACCACGGTCACCGGCATCGAGATGTTCCGCAAGCTGCTCGACGAGGGCCAGGCCGGCGAGAACGTCGGTCTGCTCCTCCGTGGCATCAAGCGCGAGGACGTCGAGCGCGGCCAGGTCATCATCAAGCCCGGTTCGGTCACGCCGCACACCGAGTTCGAGGCCGCCGCGTACATCCTGTCGAAGGACGAGGGTGGCCGTCACACCCCGTTCTTCAACAACTACCGCCCGCAGTTCTACTTCCGTACCACGGACGTGACCGGCGTCGTTACCCTCCCCGAGGGCACCGAGATGGTCATGCCGGGCGACAACACCGACATGACGGTCGCGCTGATCCAGCCGGTCGCCATGGAGGAGGGCCTGAAGTTCGCCATCCGTGAGGGTGGTCGTACCGTGGGCGCCGGCCAGGTCACCAAGATCACGAAGTAA
- the fusA gene encoding elongation factor G, producing MATTSLDLAKVRNIGIMAHIDAGKTTTTERILFYTGVSYKIGEVHDGAATMDWMEQEQERGITITSAATTCHWPLEDVDHTINIIDTPGHVDFTVEVERSLRVLDGAVTVFDGVAGVEPQSETVWRQADRYGVPRICFVNKLDRTGAEFHRCVEMIKDRLGAVPIVMQLPIGAEADFQGVVDLVTMKAFVWSAEATKGEMYDIVDIPATHTEAAEEWRGKLVETVAENDDEIMELYLGGEEPSVEQLHAAVRRIILGSGKGKGEPTITAVFCGTAFKNKGVQPLLDAVVRYLPSPLDIEAIEGHDVRDPEVVVKRKPSDEEPLAALAFKIMSDPHLGKLTFVRVYSGRLEAGTAVLNSVKGKKERIGKIYRMHANKREEIDSVGAGDIVAVMGLKQTTTGETLCDDKNQVILESMDFPAPVIQVAIEPKSKGDQEKLGVAIQRLAEEDPSFHVHSDEETGQTILGGMGELHLEVLVDRMKREFKVEANVGKPQVAYRETIRGTVERHDYTHKKQTGGTGQFAKVQIAIEPITDADGPAYEFVNKVTGGRVPKEYIPSVDAGAQEAMQFGILAGYEMTGVRVTLLDGGYHEVDSSELAFKIAGSQAFKEAARKASPVLMEPMMAVEVTTPEDYMGDVIGDINSRRGQIQAMEERHGARVVKGLVPLSEMFGYVGDLRSKTSGRASYSMQFDSYAEVPRNVAEEIIAKAKGE from the coding sequence ATGGCTACCACTTCGCTTGACCTGGCCAAGGTGCGCAACATCGGCATCATGGCCCACATCGACGCGGGCAAGACGACCACCACCGAGCGCATCCTGTTCTACACCGGTGTGTCGTACAAGATCGGTGAGGTCCACGACGGCGCTGCCACGATGGACTGGATGGAGCAGGAGCAGGAGCGTGGTATCACCATCACGTCTGCCGCTACGACCTGCCACTGGCCGCTCGAAGATGTCGACCACACCATCAACATCATCGACACCCCGGGCCACGTCGACTTCACCGTCGAGGTGGAGCGTTCGCTCCGCGTGCTCGACGGCGCCGTCACCGTCTTCGACGGTGTGGCCGGCGTGGAGCCGCAGTCCGAGACTGTCTGGCGTCAGGCGGACCGCTACGGCGTGCCGCGCATCTGCTTCGTCAACAAGCTCGACCGCACCGGCGCCGAGTTCCACCGCTGCGTCGAGATGATCAAGGACCGCCTCGGTGCGGTTCCGATCGTCATGCAGCTCCCCATCGGTGCCGAGGCCGACTTCCAGGGTGTCGTCGACCTCGTCACGATGAAGGCGTTCGTCTGGTCCGCCGAGGCGACCAAGGGCGAGATGTACGACATCGTCGACATCCCGGCCACGCACACCGAGGCTGCTGAAGAGTGGCGCGGCAAGCTGGTCGAGACCGTCGCCGAGAACGACGACGAGATCATGGAGCTGTACCTCGGTGGCGAAGAGCCGTCCGTGGAGCAGCTGCACGCCGCCGTCCGTCGCATCATCCTCGGCTCCGGCAAGGGCAAGGGCGAGCCCACGATCACCGCGGTGTTCTGTGGCACGGCGTTCAAGAACAAGGGCGTCCAGCCCCTGCTCGACGCCGTCGTCCGCTACCTGCCCTCGCCCCTGGACATCGAGGCCATCGAAGGCCACGACGTCCGGGACCCCGAGGTCGTCGTGAAGCGCAAGCCTTCCGACGAGGAGCCCCTCGCGGCGCTGGCGTTCAAGATCATGAGCGACCCGCACCTCGGCAAGCTCACCTTCGTCCGGGTTTACTCGGGCCGCCTGGAGGCCGGCACTGCGGTGCTGAACTCCGTCAAGGGCAAGAAGGAGCGCATCGGCAAGATCTACCGCATGCACGCGAACAAGCGTGAGGAGATCGACTCGGTGGGCGCCGGCGACATCGTCGCCGTCATGGGCCTGAAGCAGACCACCACTGGTGAGACGCTGTGTGACGACAAGAACCAGGTGATCCTGGAGTCCATGGACTTCCCGGCCCCGGTCATCCAGGTCGCCATCGAGCCCAAGTCCAAGGGTGACCAGGAGAAGCTGGGTGTCGCCATCCAGCGTCTCGCGGAGGAGGACCCCTCCTTCCACGTTCACTCGGACGAGGAGACGGGCCAGACCATCCTCGGCGGTATGGGCGAGCTGCACCTCGAGGTGCTGGTCGACCGTATGAAGCGCGAGTTCAAGGTCGAGGCCAACGTCGGCAAGCCGCAGGTCGCTTACCGCGAGACGATCCGCGGGACCGTGGAGCGTCACGACTACACCCACAAGAAGCAGACCGGTGGTACCGGTCAGTTCGCCAAGGTGCAGATCGCGATCGAGCCGATCACGGACGCCGATGGTCCGGCGTACGAGTTCGTGAACAAGGTCACCGGTGGCCGCGTGCCGAAGGAGTACATCCCTTCGGTCGACGCCGGTGCGCAGGAGGCCATGCAGTTCGGCATCCTGGCCGGCTACGAGATGACGGGCGTCCGCGTCACGCTTCTCGACGGTGGCTACCACGAGGTCGACTCCTCCGAGCTCGCGTTCAAGATCGCCGGTTCGCAGGCCTTCAAGGAGGCCGCGCGCAAGGCGTCCCCCGTGCTCATGGAGCCGATGATGGCCGTAGAGGTCACCACGCCCGAGGACTACATGGGTGACGTGATCGGCGACATCAACTCCCGCCGTGGCCAGATCCAGGCCATGGAGGAGCGTCACGGCGCTCGCGTCGTGAAGGGCCTCGTGCCGCTTTCGGAGATGTTCGGCTACGTCGGAGACCTCCGCAGCAAGACCTCGGGTCGCGCCAGCTACTCGATGCAGTTCGACTCCTACGCCGAGGTTCCCCGGAACGTCGCTGAGGAGATCATCGCGAAGGCCAAGGGCGAGTAA
- the rpsG gene encoding 30S ribosomal protein S7: protein MPRKGPAPKRPVIIDPVYASPLVTSLINKILLNGKRSTAERIVYGAMEGLREKTGNDPVITLKRALENVKPSLEVKSRRVGGATYQVPVEVKPGRQSTLALRWLVGYSRARREKTMTERLMNELLDASNGLGAAVKKREDTHKMAESNKAFAHYRW from the coding sequence ATGCCTCGTAAGGGCCCCGCCCCGAAGCGCCCGGTCATCATCGACCCGGTCTACGCATCTCCTCTGGTGACCTCGCTCATCAACAAGATCCTCCTGAACGGCAAGCGCTCCACCGCCGAGCGCATCGTTTACGGCGCCATGGAAGGCCTCCGCGAGAAGACCGGCAACGACCCGGTCATCACGCTGAAGCGCGCGCTGGAGAACGTCAAGCCGTCCCTCGAGGTCAAGTCCCGCCGTGTCGGTGGCGCGACCTACCAGGTTCCCGTCGAGGTCAAGCCGGGTCGCCAGTCGACCCTGGCCCTCCGCTGGCTCGTGGGTTACTCCCGCGCCCGCCGCGAGAAGACCATGACCGAGCGCCTGATGAACGAGCTGCTCGACGCCTCGAACGGTCTTGGCGCTGCCGTCAAGAAGCGTGAGGACACGCACAAGATGGCCGAGTCCAACAAGGCCTTCGCGCACTACCGCTGGTAG
- the rpsL gene encoding 30S ribosomal protein S12, whose translation MPTIQQLVRKGRQDKVEKTKTPALEASPQRRGVCTRVFTTTPKKPNSALRKVARVRLTSGIEVTAYIPGEGHNLQEHSIVLVRGGRVKDLPGVRYKIIRGALDTQAVKNRKQARSRYGAKKEK comes from the coding sequence GTGCCTACGATCCAGCAGCTGGTCCGGAAGGGCCGGCAGGACAAGGTCGAGAAGACAAAGACCCCCGCGCTTGAGGCTTCGCCCCAGCGTCGTGGCGTCTGCACGCGAGTGTTCACGACCACCCCGAAGAAGCCGAACTCGGCGCTGCGTAAGGTCGCGCGTGTGCGTCTGACCTCTGGCATCGAGGTCACCGCTTACATTCCGGGTGAGGGACACAACCTGCAGGAGCACTCGATCGTGCTCGTGCGTGGTGGCCGTGTGAAGGACCTGCCGGGTGTTCGTTACAAGATCATCCGCGGTGCGCTTGACACCCAGGCTGTCAAGAACCGCAAGCAGGCCCGCAGTCGCTACGGCGCCAAGAAGGAGAAGTAA
- a CDS encoding YfhO family protein yields MGTVTSEPATADAPPPDGGRTPWSRRRAGLRRLYGPLLAFVITAGACCAAWAARGTFPFGNTGRALNDQANQYVPFHRALWDLVHGQAAGDLLFSWRGGFGQQFLSDYYTYLGNPFSWLAVLVPREHVDLAVFAITPVTMGTAAALMAVYLGKLHPGPWWQRGVLGATYGLCGWALSDASYIPMWLWGLVALPLLGIAVEWCLEGRRWPGVALLVSLAWFGNFYTAMMATMAACVLLAIRLVTLDMTGAQRLRALGRAATAAATGILLTLPLLLPSFLSSGAAQPTKAGAFDPVRIEVFLAGMLPATHLWGGRPRLYVASLGLILAGSFLLNTSIAKKTRLVWAVATLLVVASFQFPPTQYVWHGLAVPNGNPYREAFVFSGMVVIVAWLALANRPRPLHLALVTGLLVLATFVLRHTDDFGGWTWPAVLGGGAVSLLALTLLALGEKRRYLVPVAAVLMIGVVFAESAVAAASADARRARERWAKPEATSSRSITNHFDAVRDVDGWPAYRTDSGAPQTSYNDALALRAEGPQYYSSYLPEATYKALEPLGYGFKNDGRTFFGADNPVLDAIFSIGARVRPGTAPGTWTAAKFPAPPLVTVRSAPYTSPNPPSVYARQETVLGATVYEVPQVTRAGTPTEQTYAAQCTPGSEAYWYSPELFGTLRAGGADHALWDRMTGVIPLGPVPASGRLDVTVETRTENATAGPRPIGCLDRSRLDTAVRHLTTTGATTVRTGGHTIEATLPEGATGTAVLAVTDIPGWQCSAPVRDFHGLLALPLTPGTEKLSCTFTPKGLPPGLAAAALALLTLASVTTATALRRRRNG; encoded by the coding sequence TTGGGGACGGTCACCTCGGAGCCGGCGACGGCGGACGCCCCGCCCCCTGACGGCGGCCGGACCCCCTGGTCACGGCGGCGCGCCGGGCTCCGGCGCCTGTACGGGCCCCTGCTGGCCTTCGTCATCACCGCGGGCGCCTGCTGCGCGGCCTGGGCGGCGCGCGGCACCTTCCCCTTCGGCAACACCGGCCGGGCCCTCAACGACCAGGCCAACCAGTACGTGCCCTTCCACCGCGCCCTGTGGGACCTGGTGCACGGCCAGGCCGCCGGCGACCTGCTCTTCAGCTGGCGGGGCGGCTTCGGACAGCAGTTCCTGTCCGACTACTACACCTACCTCGGCAATCCCTTCTCCTGGCTGGCCGTACTGGTCCCGCGCGAGCACGTGGACCTCGCCGTCTTCGCGATCACCCCGGTCACCATGGGCACCGCCGCCGCCCTGATGGCCGTCTACCTCGGCAAGCTGCACCCCGGGCCGTGGTGGCAGCGGGGCGTGCTCGGAGCCACGTACGGCCTGTGCGGCTGGGCGCTGAGCGACGCCTCCTACATCCCCATGTGGCTGTGGGGCCTGGTCGCCCTCCCGCTGCTCGGCATCGCCGTCGAGTGGTGCCTGGAGGGGCGCCGCTGGCCGGGGGTGGCCCTGCTGGTCTCCCTGGCCTGGTTCGGGAACTTCTACACGGCGATGATGGCCACGATGGCCGCCTGCGTCCTGCTGGCGATCCGGCTGGTCACCCTCGACATGACGGGCGCGCAGCGGCTGCGGGCCCTGGGGCGCGCGGCAACGGCGGCGGCCACGGGCATCCTCCTGACCCTCCCCCTCCTGCTGCCCTCCTTCCTCTCCAGCGGGGCCGCGCAGCCCACCAAGGCCGGCGCCTTCGACCCCGTACGGATCGAGGTCTTCCTCGCCGGGATGCTCCCGGCCACCCACCTGTGGGGCGGCCGCCCGCGCCTGTACGTGGCCTCGCTCGGCCTGATCCTGGCGGGGAGCTTCCTCCTCAACACCTCCATCGCGAAGAAGACCCGCCTGGTCTGGGCGGTGGCCACCCTCCTCGTGGTGGCCTCCTTCCAGTTCCCGCCCACCCAGTACGTGTGGCACGGCCTGGCGGTGCCGAACGGCAACCCGTACCGCGAGGCCTTCGTCTTCAGCGGGATGGTGGTGATCGTGGCCTGGCTGGCGCTGGCCAACCGTCCCCGCCCCCTGCACCTGGCCCTCGTCACCGGCCTGCTGGTCCTGGCCACCTTCGTGCTGCGCCACACCGACGACTTCGGCGGCTGGACCTGGCCGGCCGTCCTGGGCGGCGGCGCCGTCTCCCTGCTGGCCCTGACCCTGCTCGCCCTGGGCGAGAAGCGCCGGTACCTGGTCCCCGTCGCGGCCGTCCTCATGATCGGCGTGGTCTTCGCCGAGTCGGCGGTCGCCGCGGCCAGCGCGGACGCCCGCCGGGCCCGCGAACGCTGGGCGAAGCCGGAGGCGACCTCCAGCCGTTCCATCACGAACCACTTCGACGCGGTCCGGGATGTGGACGGATGGCCCGCCTACCGGACGGACTCGGGCGCGCCGCAGACCTCGTACAACGACGCCCTCGCCCTCCGGGCGGAGGGCCCGCAGTACTACAGCAGCTACCTCCCCGAGGCCACCTACAAGGCCCTCGAACCCCTCGGCTACGGCTTCAAGAACGACGGCCGGACCTTCTTCGGCGCCGACAACCCGGTCCTCGACGCCATCTTCTCGATCGGCGCCCGGGTCCGCCCGGGCACGGCCCCGGGCACCTGGACGGCGGCGAAGTTCCCCGCCCCTCCCCTGGTGACGGTCCGCTCCGCCCCGTACACCTCCCCCAACCCCCCGTCCGTCTACGCCCGCCAGGAGACGGTCCTCGGCGCCACGGTCTACGAGGTCCCGCAGGTCACCCGCGCCGGCACCCCCACCGAGCAGACGTACGCCGCCCAGTGCACGCCCGGCTCCGAGGCGTACTGGTACTCCCCCGAGCTGTTCGGGACCCTGCGCGCGGGCGGCGCGGACCACGCCCTCTGGGACCGCATGACCGGCGTCATCCCCCTCGGCCCCGTCCCCGCCTCGGGCCGCCTCGACGTCACCGTGGAGACCCGCACCGAGAACGCCACGGCCGGCCCCCGCCCCATCGGCTGCCTGGACCGCTCCCGGCTCGACACCGCGGTCCGCCACCTCACCACCACCGGCGCCACCACCGTGCGGACGGGCGGCCACACCATCGAAGCCACCCTCCCCGAGGGCGCCACGGGCACCGCCGTCCTCGCCGTGACCGACATCCCGGGCTGGCAGTGCTCGGCCCCGGTCCGCGACTTCCACGGCCTCCTCGCGCTCCCCCTCACCCCGGGCACCGAGAAGCTCTCCTGCACCTTCACCCCCAAGGGCCTCCCCCCAGGCCTCGCAGCCGCCGCCCTGGCCCTCCTCACCCTGGCCTCGGTCACCACGGCGACCGCCCTCCGCCGCCGCCGCAACGGCTGA
- a CDS encoding DNA-directed RNA polymerase subunit beta', producing MLDVNFFDELRIGLATADDIRTWSHGEVKKPETINYRTLKPEKDGLFCEKIFGPTRDWECYCGKYKRVRFKGIICERCGVEVTRAKVRRERMGHIELAAPVTHIWYFKGVPSRLGYLLDLAPKDLEKVIYFAAYMITFVDDERRQRDLPSLEAHVSVERQQIENRRDADLEGRAKKLETDLGELEAEGAKADVRRKVREGAEREMKQLRDRAQREIDRLDEVWARFKNLKVQDLEGDELLYRELRDRFGTYFDGCMGAAALQKRLESFDLDEEAERLREIIRTGKGQKKTRALKRLKVVSAFLQTSNKPKGMVLDCVPVIPPDLRPMVQLDGGRFATSDLNDLYRRVINRNNRLKRLLDLGAPEIIVNNEKRMLQEAVDALFDNGRRGRPVTGPGNRPLKSLSDMLKGKQGRFRQNLLGKRVDYSARSVIVVGPQLKLHQCGLPKAMALELFKPFVMKRLVDLNHAQNIKSAKRMVERGRTVVYDVLEEVIAEHPVLLNRAPTLHRLGIQAFEPQLVEGKAIQIHPLVCTAFNADFDGDQMAVHLPLSAEAQAEARILMLSSNNILKPADGRPVTMPTQDMVLGLFFLTTDGELRDVKGEGRAFGSTAEATMAFDNGELALQSSVDIRFPVGTIPPRGWVPPVAEEGEQEFQPGDSFRLRTTLGRALFNELLPEDYPFVDYSVGKKQLSEIVNDLAERYPKVIVAATLDNLKAAGFHWATRSGVTVAISDVVVPEAKKAIVKGYEEQDEKVQKQYERGLITKDERTQELIAIWTKATNEVAEAMNANFPKTNPIFMMVDSGARGNMMQMRQIAGMRGLVSNAKNETIPRPIKASFREGLTVLEYFISTHGARKGLADTALRTADSGYLTRRLVDVSQDVIIREEDCGTERGLKLKIGVKDETGVLRKADDVETSVYARMLAEDVVIDGKVIAPANVDLGDVLIDALIANGVEEVKTRSVLTCESAVGTCAFCYGRSLATGKLVDIGEAVGIIAAQSIGEPGTQLTMRTFHTGGVAGDDITQGLPRVVELFEARTPKGVAPISEAAGRVRIEETEKTKKIVITPDDGSEETAFPISKRAKVIVHEGDHVEVGQKLTMGATNPHDVLRILGQRAVQVHLVGEVQKVYNSQGVSIHDKHIEIIIRQMLRRVTIIESGDAELLPGELVERSKFETENRRVVTEGGHPASGRPQLMGITKASLATESWLSAASFQETTRVLTDAAINAKSDSLIGLKENVIIGKLIPAGTGLSRYRNIRVEPTEEAKAAMYSAVGYDDIDYSPFGTGSGQAVPLEDYDYGPYNG from the coding sequence GTGCTCGACGTCAACTTCTTCGACGAGCTGCGGATCGGCCTTGCCACCGCGGACGACATCCGAACCTGGTCGCACGGCGAGGTCAAGAAGCCGGAGACCATCAACTACCGCACCCTCAAGCCCGAGAAGGACGGACTCTTCTGCGAGAAGATCTTCGGTCCGACCCGGGACTGGGAGTGCTACTGCGGTAAGTACAAGCGTGTCCGCTTCAAGGGCATCATCTGTGAGCGCTGTGGCGTCGAAGTCACGCGCGCCAAGGTGCGTCGTGAGCGGATGGGCCACATCGAGCTTGCCGCTCCCGTCACCCACATCTGGTACTTCAAGGGCGTTCCGTCGCGTCTTGGCTACCTGCTGGACCTCGCGCCGAAGGACCTCGAGAAGGTCATCTACTTCGCCGCGTACATGATCACGTTCGTCGACGACGAGCGCCGTCAGCGCGACCTGCCGTCGCTGGAGGCCCACGTCTCCGTCGAGCGCCAGCAGATCGAGAACCGCCGTGACGCGGACCTCGAAGGCCGTGCCAAGAAGCTCGAGACCGACCTGGGCGAGCTCGAGGCCGAGGGCGCGAAGGCCGACGTACGCCGCAAGGTGCGCGAAGGTGCCGAGCGCGAGATGAAGCAGCTCCGTGACCGCGCCCAGCGCGAGATCGACCGCCTCGACGAGGTGTGGGCCCGCTTCAAGAACCTCAAGGTCCAGGACCTCGAGGGCGACGAGCTGCTCTACCGCGAGCTGCGCGACCGCTTCGGTACGTACTTCGACGGCTGCATGGGCGCCGCCGCGCTGCAGAAGCGCCTGGAGTCCTTCGACCTCGACGAGGAGGCCGAGCGCCTCCGCGAGATCATCCGTACCGGCAAGGGCCAGAAGAAGACCCGTGCGCTCAAGCGCCTCAAGGTCGTCTCCGCGTTCCTGCAGACCAGCAACAAGCCCAAGGGCATGGTTCTGGACTGCGTGCCGGTCATCCCGCCGGACCTGCGTCCGATGGTGCAGCTGGACGGTGGCCGCTTCGCGACCTCCGACCTGAACGACCTGTACCGCCGCGTGATCAACCGCAACAACCGCCTGAAGCGCCTTCTCGACCTCGGTGCCCCCGAGATCATCGTGAACAACGAGAAGCGCATGCTCCAGGAGGCCGTGGACGCCCTCTTCGACAACGGTCGTCGTGGTCGCCCGGTCACCGGTCCCGGCAACCGTCCCCTGAAGTCCCTCAGCGACATGCTGAAGGGCAAGCAGGGTCGATTCCGTCAGAACCTCCTCGGCAAGCGCGTGGACTACTCCGCGCGTTCCGTGATCGTCGTCGGTCCGCAGCTGAAGCTGCACCAGTGTGGTCTGCCCAAGGCCATGGCGCTGGAGCTCTTCAAGCCGTTCGTGATGAAGCGCCTGGTCGACCTGAACCACGCGCAGAACATCAAGTCGGCGAAGCGCATGGTCGAGCGCGGCCGCACGGTCGTGTACGACGTGCTCGAAGAGGTCATCGCCGAGCACCCGGTGCTGCTGAACCGTGCGCCCACGCTGCACCGCCTCGGCATCCAGGCCTTCGAGCCCCAGCTGGTCGAAGGCAAGGCCATCCAGATCCACCCGCTCGTCTGCACCGCGTTCAACGCGGACTTCGACGGTGACCAGATGGCCGTGCACCTGCCGCTCTCCGCGGAGGCGCAGGCCGAGGCCCGCATCCTGATGCTGTCCTCGAACAACATCCTCAAGCCGGCCGACGGCCGTCCGGTCACGATGCCGACCCAGGACATGGTCCTCGGTCTGTTCTTCCTGACCACCGACGGTGAGCTCCGTGACGTCAAGGGCGAGGGCCGCGCGTTCGGCTCCACGGCCGAGGCGACCATGGCGTTCGACAACGGCGAGCTCGCGCTCCAGTCGTCCGTCGACATCCGCTTCCCGGTGGGCACCATCCCGCCGCGTGGCTGGGTGCCGCCGGTCGCCGAGGAGGGCGAGCAGGAGTTCCAGCCGGGCGACAGCTTCCGTCTGCGCACCACCCTGGGCCGCGCGCTCTTCAACGAGCTGCTGCCCGAGGACTACCCGTTCGTCGACTACTCGGTGGGCAAGAAGCAGCTCTCCGAGATCGTCAACGACCTGGCGGAGCGCTACCCCAAGGTCATCGTGGCGGCGACGCTCGACAACCTGAAGGCGGCCGGCTTCCACTGGGCGACCCGTTCGGGCGTCACCGTGGCCATCTCCGACGTCGTCGTGCCCGAGGCCAAGAAGGCCATCGTCAAGGGCTACGAGGAGCAGGACGAGAAGGTCCAGAAGCAGTACGAGCGCGGTCTGATCACCAAGGACGAGCGCACGCAGGAGCTCATCGCGATCTGGACCAAGGCGACCAACGAGGTTGCCGAGGCGATGAACGCGAACTTCCCCAAGACGAACCCCATCTTCATGATGGTTGACTCGGGTGCCCGAGGAAACATGATGCAGATGCGACAGATCGCCGGTATGCGTGGTCTGGTGTCGAACGCGAAGAACGAGACCATCCCGCGTCCGATCAAGGCGTCCTTCCGTGAGGGCCTCACCGTTCTGGAGTACTTCATCTCCACGCACGGTGCCCGTAAGGGTCTGGCGGACACCGCCCTGCGTACCGCCGACTCGGGTTACCTCACCCGTCGTCTGGTGGACGTCTCGCAGGACGTCATCATCCGCGAGGAGGACTGCGGCACCGAGCGCGGCCTCAAGCTCAAGATCGGTGTCAAGGACGAGACCGGTGTCCTCCGCAAGGCGGACGACGTCGAGACCTCCGTGTACGCCCGCATGCTGGCCGAGGACGTCGTCATCGACGGCAAGGTCATCGCGCCGGCGAACGTGGACCTCGGCGACGTGCTCATCGACGCCCTCATCGCGAACGGCGTCGAGGAGGTCAAGACCCGCTCGGTCCTGACCTGTGAGTCCGCGGTCGGCACCTGTGCCTTCTGCTACGGCCGCTCGCTGGCCACCGGCAAGCTCGTCGACATCGGCGAGGCGGTCGGCATCATCGCCGCCCAGTCCATCGGTGAGCCCGGTACCCAGCTGACGATGCGTACCTTCCACACCGGTGGTGTGGCCGGTGACGACATCACGCAGGGTCTGCCGCGTGTCGTCGAGCTCTTCGAGGCCCGTACCCCGAAGGGTGTCGCCCCGATCTCCGAGGCCGCCGGCCGCGTGCGGATCGAGGAGACCGAGAAGACGAAGAAGATCGTCATCACGCCCGACGACGGCAGCGAGGAGACGGCCTTCCCGATCTCCAAGCGCGCCAAGGTCATCGTGCACGAGGGCGACCACGTCGAGGTGGGCCAGAAGCTCACCATGGGTGCCACCAACCCGCACGACGTGCTGCGCATCCTCGGCCAGCGTGCCGTCCAGGTCCACCTGGTCGGCGAAGTCCAGAAGGTCTACAACTCGCAGGGCGTGTCGATCCACGACAAGCACATCGAGATCATCATCCGGCAGATGCTGCGCCGCGTGACGATCATCGAGTCCGGCGACGCGGAGCTCCTGCCGGGCGAGCTCGTCGAGCGCTCGAAGTTCGAGACCGAGAACCGTCGTGTGGTCACCGAGGGCGGTCACCCCGCCTCCGGCCGTCCGCAGCTGATGGGTATCACCAAGGCCTCGCTGGCGACGGAATCCTGGCTGTCGGCCGCCTCCTTCCAGGAGACGACCCGAGTCCTGACGGATGCGGCGATCAACGCCAAGTCCGACAGCCTCATCGGCCTCAAGGAGAACGTCATCATCGGTAAGCTCATCCCGGCCGGTACGGGTCTGTCCCGCTACCGCAACATCCGGGTCGAGCCCACCGAAGAGGCCAAGGCCGCGATGTACTCGGCCGTCGGCTACGACGACATCGACTACTCGCCCTTCGGCACCGGCTCCGGCCAGGCTGTCCCGCTGGAGGACTACGACTACGGCCCGTACAACGGCTAA